The following DNA comes from Cellulomonas soli.
GGACCGCGGGCCGTTCGGCGCGTCGCTCAGCACCGTGCGGTGGCGCGCCACCTGGAACAGCGCGTAGTCGATGCCGACGCCCAGCCCGATCATCGTCGCCAGCGTCGGGGCGATCTCCGGGATCGCGACCACCTGGCCGACCAGGTGCAGCACCGCGAGGCCGGCGGCGACCGAGACCAGCGCGTTGACCAGCGGGATCGCGGCGGCGGTGAACGAGCGCAGGGTGAGCAGCAGCACGACGATCGCGACGACGACCCCGATCAGCTCGCTCGTGCGGGTCAGGCCCGGGGGCTCGACCTCGCGCACGAGCGGCGCCGAGGCCCCGACCTGCAGACCGGCGGCACGGGCGTCGTCCACGGCGGCCCGCAGGGCGACCCCGTCGACGCTCACGGCGGCGTCGGTGCGCACTTCGAGGACGACGGCGCGCCCGTCGGGCGTGGTGACGACGGGGTCCGCGGTGAGCGGGTCGGTCACCTCGAGCACGCCGTCGACGGCCCGCAGCCGGGTGGCGAACGTCGCGACCTCGTCCTGCTGGTCCACGACCGGGCCGTCGGTGGCGACGATCACGGTGGACGTGACGGTCGCCTCGTCCTCGTCGGCGTCGAACGCCTGCAGGACGTCGGCGGCTGCCGCGGAGTCCGAACCGGGTACGGAGATCACCTGGTCGAGCCCGGGACCGGCCCACCGGACGGCGAGGGTCAGGCCGGCGGCGAGCAGCACCCAGGCCACCACGACGGCGAGGGGATGCCGGGCACTGAACCGGGCGAGGGCTTTCACGGGCACGGAGGACCTCCAGGGTCGGGCGGGTGATGCGGGGACGAGGGGACGGGCAGGGTTCAGCCGGCGGGAGCTCAGTCGGCGGGAGTTCAGTCGGCGGCGGGCGCGGCCTGCTCGGCCTCCACCACGAGCGAGTCGCCCACGACCTCGGCGGACGTGAGCACGAGGTCGCCGGGCAGGTCGGGAGCCACCGTCCGGGTGTCGGCCAGACCGGCCATCGAGCCGCCGAGCCCGGCGAGGGTCCGCACGTCGAGCACGAGCCCGGCCACCGACACGGAGAGGGGCCGCAGCGCCAAGGCGCCGTCGGCTGCGGAGACGGCGACCGACACCTCGACCGGCACAGTGGTGGACCGGCGCTCGAGCTGTGCCTGCGCGACGAGCACCCCGTCGCGGGCCGACCACGTGGCCTGGGCCAACGGCCCCGACGCGTCCGCCGCACCTGCCCTGGAGACCACGGCCCCGAGGCTCGACGAGGGGATCGTCACCTGGACCACGGTGCGGTCGGCGGACCGTGCGCCGCGCACGTGCAGGTCGGTGAGGTGGATGTCGACGTCGACGACGGCACCCTGCCAGGTGAGGTCGTCCGCGCCGACCGTGACCGAGTGCAGGCGCCCGAGCAGGAGTGCCGGGAGCACCGGCCACGGGCCGAGCCCGACGTCGAGGTCGGCGGTGTCGGCCGCACTGCCGCTCAGGAACGGCGAGTCCTCCAGCGCGGCAGCGACACGGTCGGCGAGGACCGCCCGGGCGACGAGCTCGGCCGCGACCAGCAGGACAAGGAGACCGAGGCCGAGGCCGAGGCCGAGCACGCGGACCGCACGGCGGCGGGACGGGCGGCCATAGGCGGGTGGCGGGCGCCGGCCGGCGACCCCGGTCGTGCGGGCAGGGCTCGTGGCATGCATCGGACCTCCGCGACGTCGTCGAGGCCGCTCGGTGCGACCCGCGACGGCAGTCCACCGCGCGCACCTGGGCCGGAACCGTCGCACCGCTCCCGTGCAGCGGTCAGCCGCCTGACGATCGGCTGACAGCGGGTCTTCGCGGAAGGTCCGGAGGCGTCGGACGCCCGGTCGAGGACGGTGCCGCTGCTCAGGTCGAGGGCAGCGTGACCCGCACGTGCGTGCCGGTGCCGGCCTCCAGCAGCCCGACCGTCCCGTGATGGCCGCCGACGAC
Coding sequences within:
- a CDS encoding LmeA family phospholipid-binding protein; the protein is MHATSPARTTGVAGRRPPPAYGRPSRRRAVRVLGLGLGLGLLVLLVAAELVARAVLADRVAAALEDSPFLSGSAADTADLDVGLGPWPVLPALLLGRLHSVTVGADDLTWQGAVVDVDIHLTDLHVRGARSADRTVVQVTIPSSSLGAVVSRAGAADASGPLAQATWSARDGVLVAQAQLERRSTTVPVEVSVAVSAADGALALRPLSVSVAGLVLDVRTLAGLGGSMAGLADTRTVAPDLPGDLVLTSAEVVGDSLVVEAEQAAPAAD